A genomic stretch from Hemicordylus capensis ecotype Gifberg chromosome 5, rHemCap1.1.pri, whole genome shotgun sequence includes:
- the LOC128325681 gene encoding voltage-gated hydrogen channel 1-like, with translation MSAYLRHFSVVGDDLDQLSTWEWKEEDGRRTPEVIIKVDTVPGPLTFREMMRKLFHSNTFQIVVVCFVILDALFTIGLMLMDFKVIHPDKDDIAPKVLHYLSFLIVTLFLMEVAFKLFAYRLEFFHHTFEVLDVIVVIISFALDITVLVEERDFGGLGFLILLRLWRVARIINGILISFKKRSRRLPLKQSNLQNTPKIQQLERS, from the coding sequence ATGTCGGCATACTTGAGGCATTTCTCAGTTGTGGGTGATGATCTTGACCAGTTAAGTACATGGgagtggaaagaagaagatggaagGAGGACACCGGAGGTCATCATTAAAGTAGATACTGTACCTGGGCCACTAACTTTCCGGGAGATGATGAGAAAGCTGTTCCATTCAAACACATTTCAGATTGTAGTTGTCTGTTTTGTTATCTTGGATGCCTTGTTTACAATTGGGCTAATGCTTATGGATTTTAAGGTCATCCATCCAGACAAAGATGATATTGCACCAAAGGTCTTACACTACCTGAGTTTTTTAATTGTAACCCTCTTCCTGATGGAAGTTGCCTTTAAACTCTTTGCCTATCGCCTGGAATTCTTCCACCATACATTCGAAGTCCTGGATGTCATAGTGGTCATCATTTCTTTTGCCCTCGACATCACTGTCCTGGTTGAAGAACGTGACTTTGGAGGCCTTGGATTTCTTATCCTTCTCAGGCTGTGGCGAGTGGCCAGGATTATAAATGGAATACTTATTTCTTTTAAGAAACGCTCAAGACGTTTACCCCTGAAACAATCCAATCTCCAGAATACCCCAAAGATCCAACAGCTAGAAAGGAGCTGA